TATAATTTAAATGTTGTTGGTTAGTCATATTTTGTAGCTGATTTTGTAGAATAATGGCACTGGACCTTCCATTTGAAAACTTAGTTCGACTCCAAATAGATAGTGCTTTGCTAATATGCTTCAACTTAGGAAGAAAGACTGGTTGGTTAGGAGAAATAGAATTCCATGCCGTAGATATGATCTCGCTacattcttcatcatcattccAATAGGCTTCATAGATGAACACTTTCTGCCTCCTTTTGATCGGTGCTGAAGTTTGGATTATCAACGGACTATGGTTGGAACCAACCGCTGGTATTGCTAGCACCTCGGCCTCAGGGAATAGGATACGCCAGTCCATCGAACATAGAGCCCGGTCCAACCGTTCCTTAACAATCTCCTCCCCTTCTCTATTATTCATCCAAGTGTGTTGACATCCCTTGCTATCTAGCTCCATCAGATCACAATCATTCAGAACAGAACGAAAAGACAGCATACGATGAGATTCAGCAGGTCTCTTGCCTAGTTTTTCCCAAGGATAAAGTACTTCATTATAGTCCCCAACACATAACCAGGGAAAGCAATTCATTCTACCAATTATTCTGAGTTCATCCCATACTCCCTGTCGTTGGCGATAATTATAAGGGGCGTGAACACAGGTTAGACGAACAGTTCTATCTTCCTGTACCAACTTGCAAGTCATGTCTATCAAATATTGAGAAGAGCGAAGCACCTAAATAGATACCTGGTCATTCCACATCAAAGATAATCCTCCTGCAATTCCAATTGGGTTAATGTTATATGAGTGCTGGAATTGTAACTGACTTTTAATCCGTAAAAGCTTTGATTCTGGGTTCTTTGTCTCCATTAAAAAGGCGACAtcgggcttttctttggccatcAAGGACTTTAGGATCTggactgtcaggggattgcccaaaccctgacagttccagcttaTAAGCTTCATTTGTCGGgtggtggctgttgagggccagccaccaagGCCCTTGCTTCGACTTCCTCAGCCACATATATCGGGGTATCCATAAGATTACTGTCATCCGCATCAGCAGCAAATGCTTAGGCTCATAGGGATTATATCTCTTTATCTTTTTGGCCTTCCCTTGCTTTGAAGTTAGTCTtacattcttgttcttctcTGGCTTTATGGTTTCTATCGGTTGAGTTTGAATGTCTTTTAACTTCTCTACTGTAGGTATTGGAACAGGTTGAATAAAGGGTCTAGGTAGCTGATGTTGGTGATTGAGAGTAGCTAAAACCGACATAGGATCTTCCACGGCAGGGGCTTGCTGAAGTGGTGTAGATGCCTGCCGGACCTGAAGTTGAGCTGGTGGCGTTTCAGGTACAGTTTCTTCCGAGGTAGCTACAATATCTTGTGGGTTGTAAAATGCATTCCAATACGGACTATTCTCTCTTACCTTTGCCCGTAGCCACTGCCCATAGGCCATTTTCCTTGACCATCCACCTTTGCTTCTTCAAAAGGTATTTCCTTACACTATGACGCATGATGACCCAACCGCCCACATGAATAGCAGAAATGTGAGAGTTTCTCATATCGGAAGTCTAGCCAAAGAAGCTTGCCCTCTATTCGGATAAGCTTGCCCGTCTTAAGTGGTTCATGTAAGGGCAGTTCCACCCTAGCGCGTCCAGGTCTATTTGATGTTCCTTCCTTTGTTTCAACTTAGACTTCCAAAACCCGACCAAGATGTTGTACAGTCCTATTGATTATCGCTTTGGTGCACCATTCTAGAGGTAGGCCAAGTACTTGAACCCAAAATGCACATGTAGAAAAGTCATAGCAATGAAAGGGGTACTAGGAATCCGTGGCTTTAGAATGACCAAGTGTCCGGAGAATAACCAAGGGCCTCCATCCAGCACATTTTGTTTGTCAGCTTGAGATTGGAACTTGAATGCATAGAGTCCTGCCTCTTGTTGGGAAATCTCTACTTTGTCAATACGCCATACACGCGTTAAGGTACTTTGCATAGCAGGTAAATTAACAGAAGGATTTGATAAAAGGGATCCTATTAATGTCCGTTGGCATTCGTCTAACTTGGCAGGTGGAAGAGTATCTTCCCACTCGTCGATGAGCTGCTCAGTGGTTAATCGTCCAAGCCTGTTGCAAAGGGCCGATAACCGCGATGTTTCATCCAAGGCCTCCGTCGCCATAATTCCAACCAGGTCGCATAAATTCAAAGACCAAGACAAACCACCGGCCGTAATTCAGAGGTAATCGAGACTACTCACCACACCATTGTCCATAATTACACTACGTTCAGCATCTATAAGAAGGCCCATCACTTCTACTCCTCAATCGAAGACACTATCTCTGACTTGCTACTTCCACCTAACTTGATGAGGGGGAATCGAAATCTATTCGTATGAAGGGTTACCGGGAGATGGCGGAAAGAGGGAACTATCTGAAAAGATGACAATCACCGCTTGACATGCATCGATGGTATCTTCCAAATTCCAAATTATGGTGGATGCGCTCACAGCCCAGTCGCGGTCAAGCCAACCACAAACCCAAAAGGTTGCAGTTCTGAGGGTTGCGTGCAATTACATACCAGATGGGGTTTGCATGCGATGGATCCCTTCATCGCCAACAGTGGTGGGTAAATGGCAGGGGAAATGGGGAGGATTCATTGATGGAATTACTGGAATTAACGAGAAGATGGTGGAAAACTGGATGAGAATTGAAGGAGGAAGGGTTTGATAAAAACTACCATAACGGTAGAAGGGAACTCTTCATTTCGAGAGAAAACAATTTCttcatttcaaacaatttcTTCACCCCATCTACAGAATTAGGCAACAAAAGCTCTGACCATCTCGGAAACCCCAGTCTCTGCAAGCACTCCTTGCTTATCGACTCAGTCAGTGCTGGTATGGAGCACGTGGCCACCACCGACTCCACCAACTCGGGCCGCAACTTGGCCAACTTGAACGCCACCATCCCGCCGTAGCTGAACCCTACCATAGTGCACCGCTGCAACCCAAGCGCCACCAGCCCCTTCGCCACACATTCTGCATGGAAGTCCACCGTCTGGCGGCTGTCGCCAGTGGCAGAGCCACCAAAGAAGAGGAGGTCCGGCACGTAGATGGCGTACTTCCTCAAAAGCGCAAGCACCTGGAACTGCCATGTGATCATGCCGTCACCGACAAAGTCGTGAAGGAAGACGACCGcgttcttgtttttgtttggaATTCGGGTTGGAGCCCAGAAGTTCATGATGGTACCGGGTTCGACCTCAATTTTTCGAGGTCTCATGCTGGTGAGCTTCATTGCCTTTCGCAACAAGGGCTGGTGGAGCTTGATTGTGttcaccattctctctctctctctctctctctctcaatatttgtttttgtgcGCTCGGCTTCTAGCGGTGGGGGTCAAAGTTGCGGGCATGCTAAAAACCAAGGACACGGGATTCtatttcttcattctttttccacttttttatCATCTAAGCCCCACGTTACTTCGTGACTCTTCGTCATCCatctatttatttctttacatCTTTATGGAAATCCACGTCAAtgttaagattatttctttgctttattttagGTCAAAGTCAAATTCCCCCAGCAAGTAAAGAACGCATGGATCTCTTGCTATTTAGAATAATGTTACTGTTACTCTTAAATTAATCCTTCTTGCGCATTTCTTGCTGTATAATGACATCTTTGTCTGTTGTTGGTACGTCACAAATCCGTATGGAAATtcatttctttaattatttccCTATAGGTCAACTTCATTAGTTgagttttaataaatatttatgcTTTTAGGTTTGTGACGGGAAAGGTGGGACTTCTAGATGGATGGCTAGTTAAATCACTAAGgcactgtttggtaaccatcaaAATGGTgcatgattctgattttttgttcgtAGAATTAGTTTGGGACAAGAATcgtgtttagtaaaatttttgttcttgggaccaaatttgtttccgagaacagaTTGGGATgagaatcaagaattaaaaaaagaagtttattcttgttccgggaacaaaattgagaatcaaaactcttcttattctcttttctcattctcttttcttcttcttcatcgactgCCATCCCACGACCGTCGCCCCCCGCCACCCGCTGCCGTCCGCTGCTGCTCACCGCCGCCGGTAACTggtccggcgagcttgccgaaGGCTCGCTCaaccaccggtgaggcttggcctccctAATTCTGGTGACGCCGAGTCTCGCTGGTGGCCAAGCAGGCCTTGCCCCGCCCCGGTGAGGCTCACCTAGCTCTGTCGGTGGCCAAGCAGGCCTCGCccagccggcgaggctcggccgacgagggctggcctcgccgagggctAGCGATGCTTCGGTGAGGTCACCAGTTTGGTGAGCGGCtccgaagaaggagaagaataggagaaaaaggaaaacaaaaagaaaaaaaaggaaaaaagggaaacaaagaaaagaaaaaaaggaaaaaaatataaaaaaatatttaaaatttaaaagaaattgatttggaataaaatcaattaatatggtaccaaacgtaattctattccgtaatcagaaattttgggcagttaccaaacgcattcttttactcataatcagttctcgggaacagaataaaaataatcatttcttgtcAGAATATGTTTCCGGggacagaatcgttaccaaatacACAATAACTGTCAAGAATAGATTAGTTAATGATATAAATTATATCATATTCCGAAGGAGTTGCAGAGAAGGAATCTACTAATTGCTTGAGCATGCGAGTATCTAGATGTCTTGCACATACTCATTTAAGAGATTATATCCTAGAGTTGTGGGAAAATTTAATGCATATTCGTGGGCTAAGTAATAGGAGTGCAAATTTGTAAACTGTAGTGTTTACGTTGGCAATCAGTCACCCAAATTCCTTATGAGCAGAGATTTCAAATTCAACGTGTTGAAAATGCTACAAGATGCTAAGATAAAAGCCAAGGTGGAGCTTTAGATTGAGACTCAACAATCGCATTTGCAAGCACATGTACCAATTAACGGTGGGTATTATCTCGCCTACACAACCAGACTTGTAGGGATTGTTATCTAAGGAATAGAAGTGCCTTGTGTGACACTCTATTATCCAATTCCAATTGAATTGTAGGGATTGGTTTGAGGAATAGAAGGGCCTTCCAAGAGTGTCTTTTCAAGGCCTTTTTATCCAATTCCAATCGAATGGCATCCGATAAGCCACAACAATAACGATCGAGGCGTGAAGGTTTTTGTAGCAAGGGAACATAGTGCATTACAACAGGAGTGGAAATGCAATGCAGTGTTCATGTTGGCAGTTAGTCACCCAAATTCCTAATTAGCTGATATTTTGGATGCAACGATTTGACAACATTATAAGGTATTGAGATGCTCAAACAGACAAATTATCTTGAAGTTGAGTAAAAGGTGGAGCTTTAGATCAAGGCTTAAAAATCACATTGCAAGCCTAAGTACCGACTCATATATTCTCACTTGCACTGCCAAATTGGTAAGAATTGGCATCCATAGAATGTAAGGTCCTTCCTTCCAAGAGTGTCTTTTCAAGGTTCTATTATCCAAGTCCAATTGTATGGTGTCCAATAAGCCACAATGATGGAGGCATGagaataattgaaaatgagGGAAAAGAATTATGTATTCCTTGACTACTATCGCGACCTTCCCGAAATTGAATTACCtaaagaaggctaatggattactaagtccgaagacttggcacggaccctcccaagtcctaccaatcgcgacttgatgttAAGGAATTAATCTAttcaaacatgcaattatactcaatttggagccgccactaaccaattagggctggttagaaacccaagtaaaatatgtgagaatactttactattgcgaaccagagattcagtaggtccggggacatggttacgctagattagtctaacgccttttcggtacctttttattttaattttaaaaatattttgcaggcaatgttgattaatttaaacttaaactACCAACAtacaaatggtggtcatgcgggtgcgcaatcaataaaataacattaaaataaaaaattgctaataaaaatgcatgtcctaagcatgatttctaaatgacatgacacctaatttttctttttcttttataaatgttaattatatgcaatcttaatttaacttaatatgcatgaatttattttaatgacatgcgagatgcaattcatatggtatgacttaagcTTATCACTacatgtatgcaatctaatttatataatcctaaatatgcatgtgttacgtgatatgagatgaatggcatgatatttctacatgcatgctcttttatgctttttattttattttatgatgattcattttttaatgcatatatgcaacctatgctaaatgatgatatgaaattaggttaattatgaattaacctattgactaaccaaggaaatgatctttagtttttttttaattttttaatgacataatgttt
This Eucalyptus grandis isolate ANBG69807.140 chromosome 7, ASM1654582v1, whole genome shotgun sequence DNA region includes the following protein-coding sequences:
- the LOC104455477 gene encoding pimeloyl-[acyl-carrier protein] methyl ester esterase-like, producing the protein MKLTSMRPRKIEVEPGTIMNFWAPTRIPNKNKNAVVFLHDFVGDGMITWQFQVLALLRKYAIYVPDLLFFGGSATGDSRQTVDFHAECVAKGLVALGLQRCTMVGFSYGGMVAFKLAKLRPELVESVVATCSIPALTESISKECLQRLGFPRWSELLLPNSVDGVKKLFEMKKLFSLEMKSSLLPLW